From a region of the Candidatus Pantoea bituminis genome:
- a CDS encoding type I toxin-antitoxin system Ibs family toxin, with protein sequence MMKLIIILNVLLVISSPAY encoded by the coding sequence ATGATGAAATTAATCATCATCCTGAATGTTCTCTTAGTGATTAGCTCGCCAGCCTACTAA
- a CDS encoding choline transporter: protein MINSPASEKDRINPVVFYTSAGLILTFSLVTILYSDLAASWILKTVNWVSATFGWYYMLSASLYIVFVLYMACSRFGAIKLGPEQSKPEFSVLSWSAMLFAAGIGIDLMFFSVAEPVAQYMQPPEGAGQTMEAARQAMVWTLFHYGLTGWSMYALMGIALGYFSYRYNLPLTIRSALYPIFGKRVNGPIGHTVDIAAVVGTIFGIATTLGIGVVQLNYGLKVLFDVPEGLTAQTALIILSVVIATISVTSGVDKGIRILSEINVALALGLILFVLFMGNTEFLLNALVLNVGDYINRFMGMTLNTFAFDRPTEWMNSWTLFFWAWWVAWSPFVGLFLARISRGRTIREFVLGTLIIPFTFTLLWLSVFGNAALYEIIHGDAGFAQEVMGHAERGFYSLLAQYPAFKLSASVATITGMLFYVTSADSGSLVLGNFTSKLKDINSDAPNWLRIFWSIAIGVLTLSMLMTNGISALQNTTVIMGLPFSFVMFFVMAGLYKSLKIEDYRRASASRETAPYLAAANDRLSWKKRLSRLMNYPGTRYTQQMMETVVFPAMQDVAKELELRGGKVTLESVPADEANPIGYLDLRVNLGEEQDFVYQVWPQQYSVPGFTYRARSGKSTYYRLETFLLEGSQGNDLMDYSKEQVIIDILDQYERHLNFIHLHREAPGNNITFPNV from the coding sequence ATGATTAATTCACCTGCCAGTGAAAAAGACAGAATCAATCCTGTTGTGTTTTACACGTCAGCCGGACTGATTCTGACATTTTCACTTGTGACAATTCTTTATAGCGATTTGGCCGCAAGCTGGATCTTAAAAACGGTAAACTGGGTTTCTGCGACGTTTGGCTGGTACTACATGTTATCCGCCTCACTCTATATCGTATTTGTGCTCTATATGGCCTGTTCGCGTTTTGGTGCGATCAAGCTTGGCCCGGAACAATCAAAACCTGAATTCAGCGTACTGAGTTGGTCGGCCATGCTGTTCGCCGCCGGTATCGGTATCGACCTGATGTTTTTCTCGGTGGCTGAGCCGGTTGCGCAGTACATGCAGCCGCCAGAAGGGGCGGGGCAAACCATGGAAGCGGCTCGCCAGGCAATGGTCTGGACACTGTTCCACTATGGCTTAACCGGTTGGTCGATGTACGCCTTAATGGGAATCGCGCTGGGTTACTTTAGCTATCGCTACAACTTGCCATTGACCATCCGCTCGGCGCTGTATCCTATTTTTGGTAAGCGAGTCAATGGGCCAATCGGCCATACCGTGGATATTGCTGCTGTAGTCGGCACGATTTTTGGTATTGCCACGACATTAGGCATCGGTGTGGTTCAGTTGAACTACGGTCTGAAAGTCTTGTTTGATGTTCCTGAAGGGCTGACCGCGCAAACGGCACTGATTATTTTGTCTGTGGTCATTGCGACCATTTCCGTGACGTCCGGCGTGGACAAAGGGATCCGTATTCTTTCAGAGATCAACGTGGCGCTGGCGCTGGGTTTGATCCTGTTTGTGCTGTTTATGGGCAATACTGAATTCCTGCTGAATGCGCTCGTGCTGAACGTGGGCGATTACATCAATCGCTTTATGGGCATGACGCTGAACACCTTTGCCTTTGATCGTCCAACCGAATGGATGAACAGCTGGACACTCTTCTTCTGGGCGTGGTGGGTTGCCTGGTCGCCGTTTGTTGGCTTGTTTCTGGCGCGTATCTCTCGTGGTCGTACTATTCGTGAATTCGTACTGGGAACGCTGATTATTCCGTTTACCTTTACGCTGTTGTGGCTGTCGGTATTCGGTAATGCCGCGCTGTACGAAATCATTCACGGTGATGCAGGATTTGCGCAGGAAGTGATGGGCCATGCGGAACGCGGCTTCTATAGCCTGCTGGCGCAATATCCCGCCTTTAAGCTGAGTGCTTCCGTGGCAACGATTACCGGTATGCTGTTTTATGTCACTTCAGCCGATTCTGGATCGCTGGTGCTTGGCAACTTCACTTCGAAGCTGAAAGACATCAACAGTGATGCACCGAACTGGTTACGTATTTTTTGGTCAATTGCCATCGGCGTATTAACCCTGAGTATGTTGATGACCAACGGTATTTCGGCGTTGCAAAATACCACGGTAATCATGGGGCTGCCGTTCAGTTTTGTCATGTTCTTTGTGATGGCGGGTTTGTATAAGTCGCTGAAAATTGAGGATTACCGTCGGGCCAGCGCCTCGCGTGAAACTGCTCCCTATCTTGCGGCGGCAAATGATCGTCTGAGCTGGAAAAAACGCCTGTCACGTTTGATGAACTATCCCGGCACACGTTATACCCAGCAAATGATGGAAACCGTGGTGTTCCCGGCGATGCAGGATGTTGCGAAAGAGCTGGAACTGCGTGGCGGTAAAGTGACGCTGGAAAGCGTGCCAGCCGATGAGGCTAACCCGATCGGCTATCTCGATCTGCGGGTGAATTTGGGTGAAGAGCAGGACTTTGTTTATCAGGTCTGGCCGCAACAGTATTCGGTTCCGGGCTTCACCTACCGCGCACGCAGCGGTAAATCAACCTATTACCGCCTGGAAACCTTCCTGCTGGAAGGCAGTCAAGGCAACGATTTAATGGATTACAGCAAAGAACAGGTGATTATCGATATTCTCGATCAGTACGAACGCCACCTGAACTTTATCCATCTTCATCGTGAAGCGCCGGGCAATAATATTACGTTCCCCAACGTCTAA
- a CDS encoding MFS transporter: protein MDRESYEKILSTFLPLYATTLLMLLGSGLLTTYVSLRLAHEQVNGALIGAIIAANYVGLVIGGKVGHNLIARVGHIRAYVSCAGIITASVIGHGLTDFIPLWVFLRLIIGLCMMCQYMVLESWLNDQAESSQRGVIFGFYMVATYLGLSGGQVLLTLQSGFGVSTLLIVALCFALCLVPIALTTRTNVQAMSPAPMELGYFIHTIPKLLGTTLITGMAVGAFYGLAPVYASSKGFSTAQTGLFMSLTIFAGLVSQFPLSWLSDRYDRQRLLFFIAVLFAISALPLVLLPHLTFGWLLGVSFIASMMQFSLYPLQVALANDQVAAERRVSLTACLLMAFGIGASIGPLIAGALMQPLGSNMLYLCFMLCAVAIALLSYTAKHIPMPTTEVPLPHVVLPDSLATSPLGAALNPTLEEEVIQASMGSNEDEVEEQKGEQPTCDGPT from the coding sequence ATTGACAGGGAGTCGTATGAAAAAATCCTCAGCACGTTTCTTCCGCTTTATGCCACCACATTGTTGATGCTGTTAGGTTCCGGCCTTCTGACTACCTACGTTTCGCTGCGGCTGGCGCATGAGCAGGTTAATGGTGCGCTGATTGGTGCCATCATCGCGGCTAACTATGTCGGTTTGGTCATTGGCGGCAAAGTTGGGCATAACCTGATTGCCCGCGTGGGCCATATCCGTGCTTACGTCTCCTGTGCTGGCATCATTACCGCCTCCGTGATTGGACATGGTTTGACAGACTTCATCCCGCTGTGGGTTTTTCTGCGCTTGATCATCGGTCTTTGCATGATGTGCCAGTACATGGTGCTGGAGAGTTGGTTGAACGATCAGGCTGAATCTTCGCAGCGTGGCGTCATTTTTGGTTTTTACATGGTGGCGACCTATTTAGGCTTAAGTGGCGGGCAGGTTTTACTGACGCTGCAAAGCGGTTTTGGCGTCAGCACCTTGCTGATTGTGGCACTCTGCTTTGCGCTGTGTCTGGTGCCGATCGCCTTGACTACGCGCACCAATGTACAGGCGATGTCGCCCGCGCCAATGGAGCTGGGCTATTTCATTCATACCATTCCTAAACTGCTGGGCACCACGCTGATTACCGGCATGGCGGTAGGGGCGTTTTACGGGCTAGCGCCGGTGTATGCCAGTAGCAAAGGCTTTTCAACCGCACAAACCGGCCTGTTCATGAGCTTAACGATATTTGCCGGGCTGGTGTCGCAATTTCCGCTGAGCTGGCTCTCTGACCGCTACGATCGCCAGCGCTTGCTGTTCTTTATCGCCGTGCTGTTTGCTATTAGCGCATTGCCGCTGGTCTTGCTGCCGCACCTGACGTTTGGCTGGTTGTTGGGCGTCTCTTTTATCGCCAGCATGATGCAATTCTCGCTCTATCCGTTACAGGTTGCGTTAGCTAACGATCAGGTCGCAGCTGAACGTCGTGTTTCTTTAACCGCCTGCCTGCTGATGGCATTTGGTATTGGTGCCAGTATTGGGCCGCTGATCGCTGGCGCACTGATGCAACCGCTCGGTAGCAATATGCTTTATCTCTGTTTCATGCTGTGCGCGGTAGCCATTGCTCTGTTAAGTTACACCGCTAAACATATTCCGATGCCGACCACCGAAGTACCGTTACCGCACGTGGTATTGCCAGACAGTTTGGCAACTTCACCGTTGGGTGCGGCATTAAATCCGACGCTTGAAGAGGAGGTGATTCAGGCATCGATGGGGAGCAACGAGGATGAAGTCGAGGAGCAGAAGGGCGAACAGCCCACCTGTGATGGGCCCACATGA
- the betB gene encoding betaine-aldehyde dehydrogenase, whose protein sequence is MSLFTEQKLYIDGAYVAATEGETFQTINPANGEVLADVHQAGAVDVDRAVAAAQKGQKVWAAMTAMERSRILRRAVDILRERNDELAELEMLDTGKPYSETVSVDIVTGTDVLEYYAGLIPTLEGQQIPLRDTSFVYTRREPLGVVAGIGAWNYPIQIALWKSAPALAAGNAMIFKPSEVTPLTALKLAEIYTEAGVPNGVFNVLPGTGQVTGQLLTEHPGIDKVSFTGGVASGKKVMANAAGSTLKEVTMELGGKSPLIIFDDADLDLAADIAMMANFYSSGQVCTNGTRVFIPAPLKAAFEAKIAERVARIQPGDLRQPETNFGPLVSFSHRDNVMRYIESGIAEGARVLCGGKRLTGAGFDQGAWVAPTVFTDCHDEMKIVREEIFGPVMSILSYESEEEVVRRANATEFGLAAGVVTQDLNRAHRVIHQIEAGICWINTWGESAAEMPVGGYKHSGVGRENGLMTLQNYTQVKSVQVELSRFQSIF, encoded by the coding sequence ATGTCCCTGTTCACCGAGCAAAAATTATATATCGATGGTGCTTACGTAGCCGCGACCGAAGGCGAAACTTTCCAAACCATCAATCCGGCCAATGGCGAAGTGTTGGCTGATGTGCATCAGGCAGGTGCAGTGGATGTTGATCGCGCCGTTGCTGCGGCGCAAAAAGGTCAAAAAGTTTGGGCAGCCATGACCGCAATGGAGCGCTCACGCATTTTGCGCCGTGCGGTTGATATTTTGCGCGAGCGTAACGACGAATTAGCTGAGCTGGAGATGCTCGATACCGGTAAGCCGTACAGCGAAACCGTCAGCGTGGATATTGTCACCGGCACCGACGTGCTGGAATATTATGCTGGCCTGATCCCCACGCTGGAAGGCCAGCAGATCCCGCTGCGTGATACTTCATTCGTTTATACCCGCCGTGAACCGCTGGGCGTGGTGGCAGGCATTGGTGCCTGGAACTACCCCATTCAGATCGCGCTGTGGAAATCCGCACCCGCATTAGCTGCGGGTAACGCAATGATCTTCAAACCCAGCGAAGTGACGCCATTAACCGCGCTCAAACTGGCAGAAATCTACACCGAAGCTGGCGTGCCAAATGGCGTATTTAACGTGCTGCCGGGCACCGGACAAGTCACAGGTCAGCTGCTGACTGAACATCCCGGCATCGATAAAGTCTCGTTCACCGGCGGCGTCGCCAGCGGCAAGAAAGTCATGGCTAATGCAGCGGGATCTACGCTGAAAGAGGTCACCATGGAGTTGGGTGGCAAATCTCCGCTGATCATCTTTGATGATGCCGATCTCGATTTGGCTGCCGACATTGCCATGATGGCCAACTTCTACAGTTCAGGTCAGGTTTGCACCAATGGTACTCGCGTCTTTATCCCTGCCCCGCTGAAAGCGGCATTCGAAGCGAAAATCGCTGAGCGCGTGGCACGCATCCAACCTGGCGATTTGCGCCAGCCGGAAACCAACTTTGGTCCGCTGGTGAGCTTTAGCCATCGCGATAATGTCATGCGTTATATCGAGTCAGGTATCGCTGAAGGGGCGCGCGTGCTGTGCGGTGGCAAACGCCTTACTGGCGCGGGCTTTGATCAGGGAGCTTGGGTTGCCCCCACCGTATTCACCGATTGTCACGACGAGATGAAAATTGTGCGTGAAGAGATCTTCGGCCCGGTGATGTCAATTTTGAGTTACGAGAGCGAAGAAGAAGTGGTACGCCGCGCCAACGCCACCGAATTTGGTTTGGCTGCGGGCGTTGTGACGCAGGATCTGAATCGTGCGCACCGCGTGATTCATCAAATTGAAGCGGGCATTTGCTGGATTAACACTTGGGGTGAATCGGCAGCAGAGATGCCGGTCGGCGGTTACAAACACTCCGGCGTGGGTCGTGAAAATGGCCTGATGACGCTGCAAAACTACACCCAAGTGAAATCTGTGCAGGTCGAACTGTCACGTTTTCAGTCAATATTTTAA
- the betI gene encoding transcriptional regulator BetI, with amino-acid sequence MPKVGMQPIRRRQLIDATLSTINEVGINDATIAQIARRAGVSTGIISHYFKDKNGLLEATMRDVTRQLRDAVAARLRPLVDASTEARLCAIVEGNFDETQVHNAAMKAWLDFWSSSMHQPQLNRLERVSSSRLFSTLAAEFRREIPRDKARLAAYGLAALIDGLWLRAALSGKPFNPDAARTLTTQFIRQQLAGEHE; translated from the coding sequence ATGCCAAAGGTGGGGATGCAGCCGATAAGACGTCGGCAACTGATTGATGCGACCCTGAGCACAATTAATGAAGTCGGTATTAATGATGCAACCATCGCCCAGATTGCGCGCCGTGCAGGCGTGTCGACCGGGATCATTAGTCACTACTTCAAAGACAAAAATGGCTTATTAGAAGCCACAATGCGCGACGTGACCCGCCAACTGCGTGATGCGGTTGCCGCCAGGCTGCGGCCTTTGGTTGATGCCAGCACAGAAGCGCGCTTGTGCGCGATTGTCGAAGGCAATTTTGACGAAACGCAGGTGCACAACGCCGCCATGAAGGCCTGGCTGGATTTTTGGTCCAGCAGCATGCATCAACCCCAGCTCAATCGCCTTGAGCGCGTCAGTAGCAGTCGGTTGTTTTCAACGCTGGCAGCAGAGTTCCGTCGTGAAATCCCCCGCGATAAGGCGCGTCTGGCGGCTTATGGCTTAGCCGCATTGATTGACGGTTTATGGCTTCGTGCCGCATTAAGCGGTAAGCCCTTCAATCCAGACGCGGCCAGAACCTTGACCACACAATTCATCCGTCAGCAGTTGGCTGGCGAGCACGAATAA
- a CDS encoding phage holin, with protein MSIDMSKLASAGTIANGLLTRLSPRRMECCWRSGRYSVALLTLGINWYYKRKATLAQIQALQRWPTAPELTED; from the coding sequence ATGAGTATCGATATGAGCAAACTGGCATCAGCCGGGACAATTGCCAATGGTCTGTTGACCAGGCTTAGCCCCCGACGAATGGAGTGCTGTTGGCGTTCTGGCCGGTATTCTGTCGCGCTACTGACGCTCGGTATCAACTGGTATTACAAACGTAAAGCAACACTCGCGCAGATTCAGGCGCTTCAACGCTGGCCCACCGCGCCGGAACTCACCGAGGATTAA
- the iraP gene encoding anti-adapter protein IraP, with the protein MNNVILSMLAKISNMDAQAKQLAARVEAQSLMMSALLLTIGQNGGLSELIGSVNKAINSVMVDPYDPYRPEAELLLQEFQDMVRVSQMIAKENAVLNSGDTGPFDAKNA; encoded by the coding sequence ATGAATAATGTCATACTGAGTATGCTTGCTAAGATTTCGAATATGGATGCTCAAGCTAAACAGCTAGCCGCTCGAGTAGAAGCGCAATCTCTGATGATGAGTGCCTTGCTTTTGACCATCGGCCAAAATGGTGGACTGAGCGAACTCATTGGCAGCGTGAATAAAGCCATCAACTCTGTCATGGTTGATCCCTATGATCCCTATCGACCTGAAGCAGAACTCCTGCTGCAAGAGTTCCAGGATATGGTTAGAGTTTCCCAAATGATCGCCAAAGAAAATGCTGTGCTTAACTCCGGCGATACAGGCCCTTTTGATGCAAAAAATGCCTAA
- a CDS encoding membrane-bound PQQ-dependent dehydrogenase, glucose/quinate/shikimate family has protein sequence MASTSLRFWPTLSGLLVSLFGLAYLILGGWLAFSGGTPWYLLFGIGFLISGIQLLRRRSSGIWLYLITFLICVVWSLTEVGLDGWQLMPRLLAPAILGIWLCMPWVVRPIITAAAQRRSTLAAALIYLLSIGGILYSGWQVTDARFVHHLPFPAVQSAQRSATEDNGNDWKHYGRTAAGQRFSPLTQITPQNVNELKPAWRYDTGDVMRKGEDKAGREFSFEVTPIKAGNSLYICTPHREVIALDATTGKQRWKFDPKSNTSANEYLACRGVAWSQVDSDATCPQKIITTTADARMVALDARTGRPCESFGQHGYVSLTDHMGNVPPGFHYITSQPMVLEGRIVLGGWIYDNQTTGEPSGVVRAYDEKTGELSWAWDLGRNPANAPLKAGETYTRGTPNGWGTYTADPKLGLIYIPLGNATPDYYGAGRRTFDEKYSSSIVALDIHSGEEKWHFQTVHHDVWDFDLPIGPTLVDLPTPDGKGVHALVQTTKMGQLFLLDRRTGKPLAQVNEKSVPTSPSLPGEHLSPTQPDSVGMPNLAPPVLKATDTWGATPFDQLWCRIQFHRYRYQGNFTPPAAGTSIAYPAFDGVMDWYGASIDPRHNVMIANTSYIPFTMQMMKSDDAIKQGLMQKWAGWASGQPYPKPKEFAVGPEYGTPWAAVVKPWLSLLGAPCSTPPWGKLYAIDLTSRKIIWERPAGTTRDMNIFGTHTNAPLPTGIFMMGGNVITQSGLIFMGATADNYLRAYDEASGKELWRTRLPAGGQATPMTYQGEDGRQYVVIAAGGHGGLGTASGDSVMAYALPSH, from the coding sequence GTGGCATCAACATCGCTGCGTTTTTGGCCAACGCTAAGTGGTCTTTTGGTCAGCTTGTTTGGTTTAGCTTATTTGATACTCGGAGGCTGGCTGGCTTTTTCAGGCGGCACGCCGTGGTATCTGCTGTTTGGTATTGGCTTCTTAATCAGCGGCATTCAACTTTTACGGCGTCGCTCGTCAGGTATCTGGCTCTATTTGATCACTTTTTTGATTTGTGTGGTGTGGTCATTAACGGAAGTGGGACTCGATGGCTGGCAATTAATGCCTCGTCTTCTGGCGCCAGCAATTCTTGGCATTTGGCTCTGCATGCCTTGGGTTGTGCGTCCAATCATCACGGCTGCTGCTCAACGCCGTTCAACGTTGGCTGCCGCATTGATTTATCTTCTCTCTATCGGCGGCATTCTTTACAGCGGCTGGCAAGTCACTGACGCCCGCTTTGTTCATCATCTCCCCTTTCCCGCCGTGCAATCTGCTCAGCGCTCAGCCACTGAAGATAACGGCAATGACTGGAAACATTACGGTCGCACGGCGGCTGGACAACGCTTTTCTCCGCTAACGCAAATTACGCCGCAGAACGTAAATGAATTAAAACCGGCATGGCGTTACGACACCGGTGATGTCATGCGTAAAGGCGAAGACAAGGCAGGACGTGAGTTCAGTTTTGAAGTGACCCCCATTAAAGCGGGCAACAGCTTGTACATTTGTACGCCTCATCGTGAAGTGATTGCGCTGGATGCCACCACAGGAAAACAGCGTTGGAAATTTGATCCAAAATCGAATACTTCAGCTAATGAATACCTTGCCTGCCGTGGTGTGGCATGGAGCCAGGTTGATAGTGATGCGACCTGCCCACAGAAAATCATTACGACTACGGCGGATGCGCGCATGGTGGCGCTGGACGCACGCACCGGCAGACCGTGCGAATCTTTTGGTCAACATGGTTATGTCTCTCTTACCGATCACATGGGCAACGTGCCGCCTGGATTTCATTACATCACTTCGCAGCCGATGGTGCTGGAAGGCCGTATCGTGTTAGGCGGTTGGATATATGATAATCAAACCACGGGCGAACCCTCAGGCGTTGTGCGTGCCTATGATGAGAAAACCGGTGAACTGAGTTGGGCGTGGGATTTGGGTCGAAATCCAGCAAATGCGCCGTTAAAAGCGGGTGAAACCTATACACGCGGTACACCAAACGGCTGGGGAACCTACACCGCCGATCCAAAATTGGGTTTGATTTATATTCCGCTGGGTAACGCCACACCGGATTACTACGGTGCGGGAAGACGCACTTTTGACGAAAAATATTCAAGCTCAATCGTCGCACTCGACATTCATAGCGGCGAAGAAAAATGGCATTTCCAGACGGTGCATCATGACGTATGGGACTTTGACTTGCCGATTGGTCCAACGTTAGTTGACCTGCCCACTCCAGATGGAAAAGGTGTGCATGCGCTGGTGCAAACCACAAAGATGGGGCAGTTGTTCTTGCTGGATCGTCGAACCGGTAAGCCGCTGGCTCAAGTGAATGAAAAATCTGTTCCCACCTCGCCCTCATTACCGGGCGAACATCTTTCACCAACGCAGCCTGATTCCGTGGGTATGCCCAACCTTGCCCCGCCCGTATTAAAAGCAACCGACACCTGGGGCGCTACGCCGTTTGATCAGCTTTGGTGCCGCATTCAGTTTCACCGTTACCGTTATCAGGGTAATTTCACGCCACCAGCAGCGGGAACTTCCATCGCTTATCCTGCCTTTGATGGGGTAATGGATTGGTACGGTGCATCAATTGATCCGCGCCATAATGTCATGATTGCCAATACCAGCTATATCCCTTTCACCATGCAAATGATGAAAAGTGACGACGCTATTAAGCAAGGTCTGATGCAGAAATGGGCAGGCTGGGCCAGCGGTCAACCTTATCCAAAACCTAAAGAGTTCGCGGTGGGTCCTGAATATGGCACGCCTTGGGCGGCAGTCGTCAAACCCTGGCTTAGCCTATTAGGTGCCCCGTGTAGCACACCGCCATGGGGCAAGTTATACGCCATCGATCTCACCAGCCGCAAAATCATCTGGGAACGTCCAGCTGGCACGACGCGTGATATGAATATTTTCGGCACACATACTAACGCTCCGCTGCCAACCGGCATCTTTATGATGGGCGGCAACGTCATTACTCAAAGTGGACTGATTTTCATGGGGGCAACGGCCGATAATTATCTGCGTGCCTATGACGAAGCCAGCGGAAAAGAGTTGTGGCGCACCCGCTTACCGGCAGGCGGCCAGGCTACGCCGATGACTTACCAAGGTGAAGATGGCAGACAATATGTGGTTATTGCGGCGGGAGGACACGGAGGTTTGGGTACAGCCTCAGGGGATTCTGTGATGGCTTATGCGCTGCCTTCTCATTAA
- a CDS encoding lipoprotein, protein MKKYLLVLMAAAVLAGCASNDIEDMPRDARIKFANMEGYSNNPYPQAKMLGEVMGMSCARRGGSSMMVTEIGGNIFATSSGPDVANGAEALQDMRYKAAVMGGDAVVNAVCKSGSVDWGHNCWSTVKCVGDVVSK, encoded by the coding sequence ATGAAGAAGTATTTACTGGTTTTGATGGCGGCGGCTGTACTCGCTGGGTGCGCCTCGAATGACATTGAAGATATGCCCCGAGACGCAAGAATTAAGTTCGCCAACATGGAGGGCTACTCTAATAATCCATACCCGCAAGCGAAAATGCTGGGCGAGGTCATGGGTATGAGTTGTGCTCGTAGAGGTGGATCGTCAATGATGGTTACTGAAATTGGCGGGAATATCTTTGCAACCAGCTCTGGCCCTGACGTCGCTAACGGCGCAGAAGCCCTTCAGGATATGAGATATAAAGCTGCGGTCATGGGCGGTGACGCTGTCGTAAACGCCGTTTGCAAATCAGGTAGCGTAGATTGGGGCCATAATTGCTGGTCCACAGTTAAATGTGTCGGTGATGTTGTAAGTAAATAA
- a CDS encoding four-helix bundle copper-binding protein — MIEQYRHCIEACYFCAAACDNCAASCLKEENLEMMRDCIRLDTQCASLCRLSAQFMALDSDAAKALCAICADICQQCGEECGKHQHDHCQQCSKACLHCAEACRKMAA, encoded by the coding sequence ATGATTGAACAATATCGTCATTGCATTGAAGCATGCTATTTCTGCGCTGCAGCCTGTGATAATTGTGCCGCATCCTGTTTAAAAGAAGAGAATTTAGAAATGATGCGGGATTGCATCAGACTGGATACACAATGCGCCAGCCTCTGTCGTTTAAGCGCGCAATTTATGGCACTGGACAGCGATGCCGCAAAAGCATTATGTGCAATTTGCGCGGATATTTGTCAGCAATGCGGCGAAGAGTGTGGGAAACATCAGCATGATCATTGCCAGCAATGCTCAAAAGCGTGTCTACACTGCGCTGAAGCATGCCGCAAAATGGCCGCTTAA
- a CDS encoding FUSC family protein, translating to MKVDAGLKHDLRLGLCCLPALMLIFIGGFLLNHVAEASVIASGALPLAFGASKTWEGSSFKLLLATVVGLGFSSWLGAMAGSVLPLYISLAMIYTAAYAIITGIDGTAGWVFLQAAIAFLVSGYFPGDMAHATHRALLISIGGLVQLTIICLLLSKGHFHLQWVSRFSLFSFLRQETLKHRHKLHLRWSVLFGLLSMGMALFTVELYHLKNGYWTGMTLLLCLRNHYQESLLRVPARLFGTFLGCLSAGVLTYLFPQLAVLACGFIVSGYIAFTLSYRLATGSYFVFTFFVTLMVVFMISLTGLAQGNVAADRLTATAIGGAYALAAILFTRLATALQIRFSDNKKSDPESLY from the coding sequence ATGAAAGTGGATGCCGGACTGAAGCACGACCTGCGGCTGGGCCTCTGTTGTTTGCCTGCACTGATGCTGATTTTTATCGGCGGATTTCTGTTAAATCATGTTGCCGAAGCGAGCGTCATTGCCAGCGGTGCTTTGCCGCTGGCCTTTGGTGCCAGTAAAACCTGGGAAGGCTCTTCATTTAAATTGCTGCTGGCAACCGTGGTGGGACTCGGTTTCTCATCCTGGCTGGGCGCCATGGCGGGATCGGTGTTGCCGCTCTACATCAGCCTGGCCATGATTTATACCGCGGCCTACGCCATCATCACGGGTATTGATGGCACCGCGGGTTGGGTATTCCTGCAAGCGGCGATCGCCTTTCTGGTCTCAGGTTACTTTCCTGGCGATATGGCGCATGCCACTCACCGAGCGCTGCTTATTTCCATCGGCGGCTTGGTACAGTTAACAATAATTTGCCTGCTGTTGAGCAAAGGTCATTTTCATTTGCAGTGGGTGAGCCGATTTTCACTGTTCTCCTTTCTGCGTCAGGAGACGCTAAAACATCGCCACAAACTCCATCTGCGCTGGTCAGTGCTGTTTGGTTTATTGTCGATGGGGATGGCGCTGTTCACCGTTGAACTTTATCACCTGAAGAATGGCTACTGGACCGGTATGACTCTGCTGTTGTGTTTGCGCAACCACTATCAAGAATCACTGCTGCGGGTGCCGGCAAGGCTGTTTGGCACGTTTCTGGGCTGTTTGTCGGCGGGCGTCCTGACCTACCTTTTCCCACAACTTGCCGTGCTGGCATGCGGTTTTATCGTTTCAGGTTACATCGCGTTTACCCTTTCCTATCGCCTGGCAACCGGCTCCTATTTTGTCTTTACCTTTTTCGTCACCCTGATGGTGGTATTTATGATTTCACTGACAGGGTTAGCGCAGGGAAATGTGGCAGCCGATCGCCTGACTGCAACGGCAATTGGCGGAGCCTACGCATTAGCCGCAATCTTATTCACTCGTTTGGCGACGGCATTACAAATCCGATTTAGCGACAATAAAAAGTCCGATCCTGAATCATTATATTGA